Part of the Tenebrio molitor chromosome 4, icTenMoli1.1, whole genome shotgun sequence genome, tgttttgacattttttgggGCAAGTGAGTGTCAAGGGTGTCTAATGAAGGGTGACTACCCCATGTGAAGAAATAAAGTGGTTGGTGCGGTAGGCCACCAACAATACGCATGGTTGGTTATTTTTGATTTGTCAGGTTGTTGACTGTTGCTGTTTCTCAACGAAGTGTCAATGGCACGTCATGGGTGTGCCCTtaacgaaatttaattaataaacaatCAAACAACAATGATTTCGTCCTAGTGTTAAGTGTTTTAGATCTAATTTTGTAATTGAGTCGTATTTTAGTCGAGACACGGCGAATTAGTTTTGTAGCGTTATACACTGTCAATCGACATATCAGGTAGGTTAACTCTAATgtaaacataaatatttacgtCGCCAATTCTCCAGTTGGTCCGAAATGCCATCGCTAAGGAAACGAGTTTCGAGTTACTTTAGGCAGCTGAGCTTCCACAACGAACCCCGCGACAAAAGACACAACATAAACGAGAATTCCTTTGTGACAAAGTATCTCCAAGGGTAAGTCTTTGTTCATGTGAGGGTCAAATAATGTGGTGGTGTTGTAGCCACTCGACGCTGCGGGAGGGCCCCCCGATCATCTACGGCAAGAACCCGACCGATCTGCCCAACTATGAGCTCGGCGAGTACGAGACAGGCCACTCTTCCATCCTCGGCTGCTACTCGGGCCCCAACGGGGGCCTGACGACCGTGCGCCGCACCGAGAAGCACCTGTCGGTGCCCGACCCCGACATCGACTTCATCGACACCCAAGACGAGAACGGTAAGTGGCGGGGCGACGGGTGTCGGCTTTAATCGCAAGTTGCTTCCAGTACTCCCGGCAGAGAAAAAGTCGCCAAAGCGGCCGAAAGGCCAGCCCGTCGATAACACGACGATGGTGATCAAGGTGGCCGGGCAGGAGTACTGCGTCACCAACCGCACGAAAAAGCGGCACAGTAAGAGTCACAGTTTGGGCAGCATATCAGATTTCACTTTGGAAATTGAAACGACCAAAATCGATAAAGACTTTTATAATAGCGCTAACAATAATTCGAGCGAGGTTTGCTGTAAGAACGTCGAAAAGGCGAACGATAGCACCGACGACAGTGCGGGTAGTAACGATAGTAGAGGGCAGCACAGGTTTAATTTGGCCAAGTCGAAAAGCGAGGGGAATCCTTTCCACCACAAAAAGAGGGGGAAAATTATCAAGGTCGCACAAAGGGCCAGTTCACGGGGTAAAAGCTCAGCATGATGATTGCCAGTAGTtgattgaatttaatttgatttaatttaattatgcaTTGTGACGTACACGATTAACCCGAATTTGCATGCGCCAGTGTTTTTGTTCCATTTTGACATCCGCAGTGTGTTCGCTACTTCtacttattttttgtttgtacaTTTTAGTGCAATGCCATAAGCCATGCCATAGtgtcatttttcattattaccaACCTGTCCTTGCCTGTTACCAACTTGACAAATCCAAGAAACTAGTGATCAGCAAGAGGACACAAAACTGACTTCAGTTGGGCTTGTAGACAAAAAAGAACATTTTTGACGCCCGCTGCACGCGTACCAGTTCGCGCTGAGAGAAGTTGCATCCGATCGGCTAGAACCTCCCTTTCCCGTCTCGCGCCCCTCCCTCGTACTCTTAAGCTCCGTTCAATTTTGGTGCACCAGTAAGAGAGGTCGCATTCTAGGTGGGGAGGACCCTAGCGACCCGTCCGCCTTGGCCCCCGCCGACGACTCGTCCCTCCCCGAGGAGTGGAGCAGGAAGTCGGAGCTGGTGTACGGCGTGTCCGACTCGCTGTACGACCGGAACCAGGTGACAGACAACAAAAATGGCGACCCGATCGCCGATTGTTTCGGTGTAATCTCTCGTCAGAACTCGGCAATCGTCGCCGTCGCCGACGGGGTCAACTGGGGCGAGAAGGCGAGCATCGCCGCCAAGTCCGCCGTCCACGGCAGCCTCCACTATCTCAACAAGACGATCTTCAACGACACTCGACCGTTCGACAGTCTCACCATCAAAGGAGACGAAACGTCGGGTCCGTCCGCAGGTTTCTCCAATCGCGTCGCCAACACGCGCGAGATCTTCGTGTGTCTGTTGAGGGCGTTCAGCTGCGCGCACGACCTCATCCTCGAGAACCAGGGCATGTTGACGACCTTGACTGTGGCGGTGGTGCTGCCGTTGAAGCGTCGCGACGACGCTCAGCGGTACGTGTGTTGCGTGTGCAACGTGGGGGACACGCTCGCGTACGTCTACTCCCAAAGGCACGGCCTGCGGGAGCTGACCAAGGGCTCCCACGACATCAACTGCAACAGGGACATGAGGGACGCGCTCGGGGCCTTGGGACCGGTCGACGGCATCAACCCGGAACTCAGCAACTTGACTCTCAGCGTCACGACCCTCAACAAAGGGGACATCGTCATGGTGGCGAGCGACGGCCTCACGGACAACTTCGACCCGAACGTGTGTCGCTTCACCGTGAACAGTCGCCTGGGGGAGGCGCCATCGCGCGTCAGACGCACCCCCAGCACGACCGAGCCACCGGTAAAGCCCCCGAGGCGGTCCCAAAACAAGAACGCGCCCACGAGAGGCGCGGCTAGGGCGGTGACCGTGGCCGAGAACAAGACCAGCAGTCTGCGGAAGCAGATCTCTAGTCAGCAGAAGCAAGAGACGTCGAAGACGGCGAACAAGAGCGACACAGCACAAGGGTACAAGTTCTTGCGGTCGAAGACCACGATCGAGGTGAGGGCCGGGTCGGGAGGGATCTCGAGGCAGATCGCGCGAAACGAGGACGGGATCCCGTATGTGACGCCCCTCCAGCGATACGAACTGCAGTTGCTGTTGATCGAAGACGTGCTCAAAAACGGGATCAGTGGACGGGACCAACCGTGCACGACGGCGAAGAAGTTGTGCGAGAATCTCGTCAGTTTCACGTTCAGTATAACTTCGGCGAAACGACACACCCTGGAGGACCAAGAGTTGTATTTCGACAACCGAAATGGGGTGTTGGTGGAGGTGTCGCAACAAGAGAAGAAGATCAGGAGAAAACGAGGTCTGGAGAAGGTCCAGAATTTACCCGGGAAGTTGGATCACGTCACGGTGGTGGCGTGGAACGTCGGCAATTGTCAATAATCAGTACTAATCGTGCAATTTTCTAACCGTTCCGTTGTTTTTTAGTTGTTGTGTTTACAAATCCaaactattatttattttttccaaaaaaaaaaaaaaacaaacataaatttactAGATAAATAGCACGTTTTTCTGGGGCGTGGCAAAGTCTCGTCCCAACCCTacccataaaaaataaatcacgatTCGTTCAATCACTTTATTAACATCTCATAGAACcgatcaattaattaattaatttagtgTGTTTCTTCATTGTTTTGTCGAACGATGATTATAAATCGAAATCTTTTTTGAAAAGCACACATTTTTAGATAAATTGGGGGTTTTTGAACTGGGGGCGTGGCTAAAGTCCCGCCTTAACCCCACCCATGAAGCAAACACGCGCTTCCTTAATCTCTTTATTAAtccgtataataaattacgttaGTGTGTTTCTATCCCCGCCTTTAACCCCAACCATCAAACACAAACCACGCGATTCGTCAATCACTTTATTGATGTgcttaataaattaaatttagtgtGTTTCTTCGCTGTATTGTTGAGCGATACCGCGCCTCCCCTCCTCTGCCATTTTCACTTCGCTCCGCCCCAAATCGCGCTCCAGCCCTTTCCAGCTACGCGCGGCGAGAAACCCCGCCCCGTGAGTAGTATTCAAGGCGACGGCTCCCTCCTGTTTCGCGACTAGTTCACTCCCCATCGACACGTTAGACCCACCCCTGATGGTCCCCGTCAACAAACTCACATCACTGGAATCACTAATTACGTCACTAATTGGTCTAGAAATCACATCATTGTAGTCGTAGCTGAAGTTGAGACTTGAAGAACTGGGATTCAGGGCGACTTCCACGTCGTACATCGTCACGATTGGCTTGTAGAAATCTCGACTGTCGTAGATTTCATTCAGAGCGCAAGTTACAACGACGTAAATCTCAATCTGatgataataaattaattagaaaGAGTTCAAAAGTGTGGCGACGAATTACCTCTGGAAAGTTGGCGAGTTTGGCGACTGTAGGCTTGCCAACGCTCACcatgtaatattttttattgtgaagttttaacagtttttttatCCGTTCGATGGcttgcaaataatttttaaccccCAATGTCCCTATAACTATACCAACAGTATTGctatctttaattttttcaattagaaAATACCTTCGACGCAAGACTTTTTCGTCTTGCTCGTAATTAATCAATCTGGGGCCTTCGTCTTGAtcgaaataataaatattcttGGCTGAAagcgtcttttcagaaattttcaaatacgaTTTTGAGGCTACTCACGTTTGTGGGAAAATTTGAGGTTAGGAAGTTTTCGTTCTTGATTTCGGCCCCCAATAAACACAACTGTCTCATTTTTTAAGCTCAGATCGTCAGAATCAATGGATTTTACAACACTAGATGGAAACTTGTCTTGAACTTCGCCTAAAAACTACAATTTCAgcacaaaaaatttgacataacctcacttttaccTTGGAGGTGAACGAACGCGGTGTCTAGTAGAATTACGGCGTTGTCGCCGCCGTTTTGGAAAGTTTCAGTGAAGCATCGATGCAACCGGTCCAGATCGAGTGGACTTTTCTCGTAAATATTGAGGTACGGGATGGTGGCGCAAGTCTTCGAGAAACAGACTGGCCCAAAGTGAATGATTGCGTCGGCGGTGACGTGAGCGGCGGCCACGTAGTCGACACAACAACTACAACAAGGGCGTTAGAGCAGTTCGACAAGTCGTGAGAGTCACCTTTCGTAAGCTGTGTCTGCTAGAATGTAGATGATCTGGTTCAGGCTTCGTTCTAACCTCAGAGCCACCTCAGACGAGTCGGACAGAAGATGGTCCGGGAATTGGAGACACACCTAGATGCAACACAGTCAGACAAAGCTAAAAATCAAGAAACTCTCACTTTTTGGAAATTATTGGATCTGATCCATTCGAGACAACGTTCGGTTTCGTACACTTCGTCAATGAATTCCGGCCTTGTCGCCGGATTTATCACCGGATCGACCCCCTTTTCCAGACTGACGGCCTCGTTGGTGGAAAACTGCGACATTTTCGCCGAATTTCCGCAAACATGTGCCTACGCAAAGGCCTACGTGACTTTCTACACGGCGGTAGGTTTGATTCAAAAATCGATGTCACAATGTTTGAACTACCGAGCATTTGACCTACGACGCACAAATCTGTGACGCATTTGACCTCCGACGCATTCGAGCTACCCATGTGGATTTTGAAAAGTCCCGTTTGACCAAATTTCGAAATCCACCACTTCCACCGTTGGCAAATGGTCTTAT contains:
- the LOC138129889 gene encoding PP2C-like domain-containing protein CG9801 isoform X2 codes for the protein MPSLRKRVSSYFRQLSFHNEPRDKRHNINENSFVTKYLQGHSTLREGPPIIYGKNPTDLPNYELGEYETGHSSILGCYSGPNGGLTTVRRTEKHLSVPDPDIDFIDTQDENVLPAEKKSPKRPKGQPVDNTTMVIKVAGQEYCVTNRTKKRHSGEDPSDPSALAPADDSSLPEEWSRKSELVYGVSDSLYDRNQVTDNKNGDPIADCFGVISRQNSAIVAVADGVNWGEKASIAAKSAVHGSLHYLNKTIFNDTRPFDSLTIKGDETSGPSAGFSNRVANTREIFVCLLRAFSCAHDLILENQGMLTTLTVAVVLPLKRRDDAQRYVCCVCNVGDTLAYVYSQRHGLRELTKGSHDINCNRDMRDALGALGPVDGINPELSNLTLSVTTLNKGDIVMVASDGLTDNFDPNVCRFTVNSRLGEAPSRVRRTPSTTEPPVKPPRRSQNKNAPTRGAARAVTVAENKTSSLRKQISSQQKQETSKTANKSDTAQGYKFLRSKTTIEVRAGSGGISRQIARNEDGIPYVTPLQRYELQLLLIEDVLKNGISGRDQPCTTAKKLCENLVSFTFSITSAKRHTLEDQELYFDNRNGVLVEVSQQEKKIRRKRGLEKVQNLPGKLDHVTVVAWNVGNCQ
- the LOC138129889 gene encoding PP2C-like domain-containing protein CG9801 isoform X1 encodes the protein MPSLRKRVSSYFRQLSFHNEPRDKRHNINENSFVTKYLQGHSTLREGPPIIYGKNPTDLPNYELGEYETGHSSILGCYSGPNGGLTTVRRTEKHLSVPDPDIDFIDTQDENVLPAEKKSPKRPKGQPVDNTTMVIKVAGQEYCVTNRTKKRHSKSHSLGSISDFTLEIETTKIDKDFYNSANNNSSEVCCKNVEKANDSTDDSAGSNDSRGQHRFNLAKSKSEGNPFHHKKRGKIIKVAQRASSRGGEDPSDPSALAPADDSSLPEEWSRKSELVYGVSDSLYDRNQVTDNKNGDPIADCFGVISRQNSAIVAVADGVNWGEKASIAAKSAVHGSLHYLNKTIFNDTRPFDSLTIKGDETSGPSAGFSNRVANTREIFVCLLRAFSCAHDLILENQGMLTTLTVAVVLPLKRRDDAQRYVCCVCNVGDTLAYVYSQRHGLRELTKGSHDINCNRDMRDALGALGPVDGINPELSNLTLSVTTLNKGDIVMVASDGLTDNFDPNVCRFTVNSRLGEAPSRVRRTPSTTEPPVKPPRRSQNKNAPTRGAARAVTVAENKTSSLRKQISSQQKQETSKTANKSDTAQGYKFLRSKTTIEVRAGSGGISRQIARNEDGIPYVTPLQRYELQLLLIEDVLKNGISGRDQPCTTAKKLCENLVSFTFSITSAKRHTLEDQELYFDNRNGVLVEVSQQEKKIRRKRGLEKVQNLPGKLDHVTVVAWNVGNCQ
- the LOC138129889 gene encoding PP2C-like domain-containing protein CG9801 isoform X3, with protein sequence MPSLRKRVSSYFRQLSFHNEPRDKRHNINENSFVTKYLQGHSTLREGPPIIYGKNPTDLPNYELGEYETGHSSILGCYSGPNGGLTTVRRTEKHLSVPDPDIDFIDTQDENGGEDPSDPSALAPADDSSLPEEWSRKSELVYGVSDSLYDRNQVTDNKNGDPIADCFGVISRQNSAIVAVADGVNWGEKASIAAKSAVHGSLHYLNKTIFNDTRPFDSLTIKGDETSGPSAGFSNRVANTREIFVCLLRAFSCAHDLILENQGMLTTLTVAVVLPLKRRDDAQRYVCCVCNVGDTLAYVYSQRHGLRELTKGSHDINCNRDMRDALGALGPVDGINPELSNLTLSVTTLNKGDIVMVASDGLTDNFDPNVCRFTVNSRLGEAPSRVRRTPSTTEPPVKPPRRSQNKNAPTRGAARAVTVAENKTSSLRKQISSQQKQETSKTANKSDTAQGYKFLRSKTTIEVRAGSGGISRQIARNEDGIPYVTPLQRYELQLLLIEDVLKNGISGRDQPCTTAKKLCENLVSFTFSITSAKRHTLEDQELYFDNRNGVLVEVSQQEKKIRRKRGLEKVQNLPGKLDHVTVVAWNVGNCQ
- the Dph2 gene encoding 2-(3-amino-3-carboxypropyl)histidine synthase subunit 2, yielding MSQFSTNEAVSLEKGVDPVINPATRPEFIDEVYETERCLEWIRSNNFQKVCLQFPDHLLSDSSEVALRLERSLNQIIYILADTAYESCCVDYVAAAHVTADAIIHFGPVCFSKTCATIPYLNIYEKSPLDLDRLHRCFTETFQNGGDNAVILLDTAFVHLQGEVQDKFPSSVVKSIDSDDLSLKNETVVFIGGRNQERKLPNLKFSHKPKNIYYFDQDEGPRLINYEQDEKVLRRRYFLIEKIKDSNTVGIVIGTLGVKNYLQAIERIKKLLKLHNKKYYMVSVGKPTVAKLANFPEIEIYVVVTCALNEIYDSRDFYKPIVTMYDVEVALNPSSSSLNFSYDYNDVISRPISDVISDSSDVSLLTGTIRGGSNVSMGSELVAKQEGAVALNTTHGAGFLAARSWKGLERDLGRSEVKMAEEGRRGIAQQYSEETH